In Oculatellaceae cyanobacterium, the genomic stretch TGAAGGTAAAGTACAAGAAATTGCCCTTGTTGCTCAAACAATAGGAGCCAATCTGATCGTATTTGACCGCGATCTTTCACCTAGTCAAATCCGCAACTTAGAAATTCAAATAGGCATTCGCGTAGTAGACCGCACTGAAGTTATTTTAGATATCTTTGCCCAACGCGCTCAATCTGGTGCGGGTAAGTTGCAAGTAGAACTAGCCCAACTGGAATATATGATGCCCCGTCTCACAGGTAGAGGTCAAGCAATGTCCCGCTTAGGCGGTGGTATAGGTACTCGTGGCCCTGGTGAAACTAAACTAGAAACAGAACGCCGTTCTATTCAGCGTCGCATTTCTCACCTGCAACAACAAGTCAACCAACTGCAAGCGCATCGTTCCCGACTGCGACAACAACGACAACATCACGAAGTACCATCAGTTGCGATCGTAGGCTATACCAACGCAGGTAAATCCACCTTATTAAACATACTGACTAATGCTGAAGTTTACACAGCAGACCAACTATTTGCCACCCTCGACCCTACCACACGCCGTCTGAGAATTGCTGATGCGGTGACAGGTGAACCTCGTTCAATTCTGCTTACAGATACAGTGGGATTTATTCATGAATTACCACCTTCTTTGATGGATGCTTTCCGCGCCACCTTAGAAGAAGTTACCGAAGCCGATGCACTATTGCACGTTGTAGATTTATCTCATCCAGCTTGGCATAGTCAAGTTCGGTCTGTGATGACAATTTTATCCGAAATGCCAATTACACCAGGTCCCGCTTTGATTGTTTTTAATAAAATTGATCAAGCAAATGGAGAAGCTTTGGAATCAGCTAGAGAAGAATTTCCCCAAGCGGTATTTATTTCTGCAAGTAAGCATTTAGGGTTAGAAACTTTGCGCCAGCGAGTCGCCCAGTTGATTGAATACGCTGTTTCTCCTAATTAAGGACTGTACAGCCATTATCCTCATATCTCCGCTAGCTGATCGCACATCAATATAGCTTTATGGCGACCAATGCTCTCTCTGTCAGTGATATAAGCCTTGTACAAGTACGTTTAGTTGAAGTACGTGATACAGGACATATCACTGTAAATGATCGACATTTTGCACTCAAAGCAGGGATGACGATGGATCTCACTTCATCCCTCCGTCAAGGTATTAATATCATGACATTTGTTGTTAACACAGACTCGATTAAAGATGATCCTTTAAGGTTATTGAGCGGTAAGAATGAGTGGGTGGGGCAATTTGAGGTTTATGTAGATGGGGAAATCGCTGGTTCGTATTTAAAACGAGGTGCATACATCTTAGGGGGAAAGGAAAACATCGTTGCATCGC encodes the following:
- the hflX gene encoding GTPase HflX, with product MGTPRQTQIPPMELPRYGAERLSGIRCIATQLKSEPPNEAALTAMALQRLDALVLLNITGSGFEKRGGGATGYVKEIYLAHLVPHPEASWTVSPPMSLDVLTDQDLLELVEGLEADFEQKFIAREVEGDRDRVLVVSLKTDDTNTQRYEDGIAEIARLVETAGGEVLENVKQKRSRPHPQTVVGEGKVQEIALVAQTIGANLIVFDRDLSPSQIRNLEIQIGIRVVDRTEVILDIFAQRAQSGAGKLQVELAQLEYMMPRLTGRGQAMSRLGGGIGTRGPGETKLETERRSIQRRISHLQQQVNQLQAHRSRLRQQRQHHEVPSVAIVGYTNAGKSTLLNILTNAEVYTADQLFATLDPTTRRLRIADAVTGEPRSILLTDTVGFIHELPPSLMDAFRATLEEVTEADALLHVVDLSHPAWHSQVRSVMTILSEMPITPGPALIVFNKIDQANGEALESAREEFPQAVFISASKHLGLETLRQRVAQLIEYAVSPN